A section of the Humulus lupulus chromosome 2, drHumLupu1.1, whole genome shotgun sequence genome encodes:
- the LOC133819723 gene encoding probable glutathione S-transferase translates to MDNEDVKLHGFWDSPFSSRVIWALKLKGIPYEYIEENLQTKSELLLKYNPVHKKVPVLVHGGKIICESMIIVQYIDDMWPHIHPLLPKDPYRRAQARFWLTYCEDKVDLIWKVFTTIGEEQEKYKEWSEMMRTIENEALVMMNVEANKKYFLGEEEIGIVDISFGFMADWLEVTEEVLGERLLEAQAFPRLHSWIQNFKQHPCISQNFPPRHEMFLHFKAIREKVLLGATY, encoded by the exons ATGGATAATGAAGATGTGAAGTTACATGGGTTTTGGGATAGTCCCTTTAGCAGCAGGGTGATATGGGCTCTGAAACTAAAGGGCATACCCTACGAATACATTGAAGAAAATCTTCAAACCAAGAGTGAGTTGCTTTTGAAGTACAACCCAGTTCACAAGAAGGTACCAGTGCTTGTTCATGGTGGCAAAATCATCTGTGAGTCGATGATCATCGTCCAATACATCGACGACATGTGGCCACATATCCACCCTTTGCTTCCTAAGGACCCTTATCGAAGAGCCCAAGCTCGTTTTTGGCTCACTTATTGTGAAGACAAG GTCGATTTGATTTGGAAAGTGTTCACAACAATCGGTGAAGAACAAGAGAAATATAAGGAGTGGTCAGAGATGATGAGAACTATAGAAAATGAGGCTTTGGTGATGATGAATGTGGAGGCTAATAAGAAGTATTTCTTGGGAGAAGAAGAGATTGGAATAGTGGACATTAGCTTTGGATTTATGGCTGATTGGCTTGAAGTGACTGAAGAAGTGCTTGGAGAGAGGTTGCTTGAGGCTCAAGCATTCCCTAGGTTGCACTCATGGATTCAAAATTTCAAACAACATCCTTGCATCAGCCAAAATTTTCCTCCTCGTCACGAAATGTTTCTCCATTTTAAGGCTATAAGGGAAAAGGTCCTCCTAGGTGCTACTTATTAA
- the LOC133819722 gene encoding probable glutathione S-transferase — translation MEEEIKVLGFWPSPYSLRVIWALKLKGIEYDYIEEDIFNKSQLLLQYNPIHKTVPVLVHGGKPISESLIILEYIEETWPQTPLLPKDPYQRALARFWTQFVDEKRPTFISFLTSPSGGEKGEKAAKEVAEVLKIMEERLGNDKFFGGETINMVDIAHGWLAYWFECIEKVVGLKLLDPNTLPRLHTWVQDFKQLPIIKDTFPDHNRLLVYVKSVRERFLVSTE, via the exons atggAAGAAGAAATAAAGGTGCTAGGATTTTGGCCAAGCCCATATAGTCTGAGAGTGATATGGGCACTAAAACTAAAGGGAATAGAGTATGATTACATAGAAGAAGATATTTTTAACAAGAGTCAATTGCTTCTTCAATACAACCCAATTCACAAGACGGTTCCTGTGCTTGTTCATGGCGGCAAACCCATTTCTGAGTCTCTGATCATCCTTGAGTACATCGAAGAAACTTGGCCCCAAACTCCTCTCTTGCCCAAGGACCCTTATCAAAGAGCTTTGGCTCGCTTTTGGACACAATTTGTAGATGAaaag CGTCCCACTTTTATTTCGTTCTTAACAAGCCCTAGTGGTGGGGAGAAGGGAGAAAAGGCAGCAAAAGAAGTAGCAGAAGTCCTTAAAATCATGGAAGAAAGGCTTGGAAATGACAAGTTCTTTGGGGGAGAGACTATAAACATGGTGGACATAGCACATGGATGGCTAGCTTATTGGTTTGAATGTATAGAAAAAGTTGTGGGGCTCAAACTCTTGGACCCCAACACTTTGCCAAGGCTGCATACTTGGGTTCAAGATTTCAAGCAACTTCCCATTATCAAGGACACCTTTCCTGATCACAATAGACTATTAGTCTATGTGAAATCAGTTAGGGAAAGGTTCTTGGTCTCTACCGAGTGA